TTGCTCAGGACATGGTGCAGATTGATCTCCAGGCCCCTCAGCCTTTGCGCCTGTTTGGCCAATGTCTTTCTGATTAGAACAAGTTCCTTTATGGATTCTGAGGACAACTCAGGTGTGCGAGGAGCCACAGTATCTGCTTGGACAATGAAAACTCCAAGCTGCATGCTCCAGGCCAGCAGGAAAATCAAAGAAAGCTGTTGCAATAGAAAACCACAATTTGCAGAACAAACTCAGATTCTGAAAAGCCAAGTTTTTTGGGATGGTTTCCATCTTACCATCATCTTTCCTCTCAGTTCAGTGGCCGACTGAATGAAGTCACCACAGACTGGGCTACCCACAGCACACATGTCGCTAAATGTCCGCCATCTGTTGACGATTCCCCTCCAAGAGAGCCAGGCTACTTGATCATGGGTCTGGCATGTGTAGTTTGTACGAATATAAAGTTCTGTATTTTCACGGTCCTTAGTTAATCTTCACATTTCGGTtgtatttcttctttttttttgtttaagtaTTAACGACAGAATCTTGCTTCTAGCTTTGCGGTGAAACATACATACGAAGTATATAGTAAAAAACGTAAATCAGAAAAAACATTTCTACGGACATAGCCGCACTAGgttttgcttctttttttatgcttttaatCTCTATAATTAGCCACTAACTTTTAAGGTATAAATGATAACGCATAAGCAACTAAagtacatttacatacatatcgATCGTTTCTTTCACATTCCGAGCTTTTCTTCCTCAaaatttctctctttttctctctatACAGTTGATAAAGTTTTCAAAACATAAGAATTAGGGGCCTACAGCCATCTTCGTTACATGTTAGAGTAAGGGTTAAGCTGATCAATTTACATTTAtcgtgttttgtttttagttccTATATCTTTTTTGCGTGCAGGTGCGAATACATTTCAAATCTTCAGCTAACTCTGCTCTCTTGGCATTCTCACGTATGTATTTGTATGTCTGTAtgcatatataatatatatttaaatgggtgtttttatatttatataaagatagcttactatttttattcttaGCACACTTTGGCTTGAAGCCCAAGTGGGTTGGTTTGTTTCTTCTGTTTCTGCTTAACCGCCACACATGACCATCCCTTGAACCGAACACCCCCACCACAccacaacacaacacaccAACGTGGTATAGTGGTGAGGGCGTTCGATGATCTCAATAATGGTCAGAGCGCTTCCAGATTAATTAGTTTACATTTATCGATAACTTTCTTACCTCTAAGTGTTAGGCTTGTATTTACATTGATTATTTCAagagttttttgtttgtgttcttgtttttcttagttggtttctgtttcttttttcctttgtgttatatatatgtttgctGTTCTCTGCGGGATCGTATAACTAAATAACTTAGAAGATTGTTTGGAGTAGGCAATGCTGTTGTTATGAGTGCAAACAAATCCGTTTAAAACAAGTTAAAATTGTTGCTCTGCGCGGGCTGATTTCGATTGTGTTggtgtttttaaaaattgacgAATCATTTAAAAAGACTTAAAGAACGAAAACGAGTTATATCCTTTgggctgttgtttttgttttttgttagaTGCGTCTGCTGCGTGAACCGTCGGTCCGGTTTTTCCACTCCGGATCGTTGGGGTCGTCGTCCTCGAAGGGATCCTCGGCCATGTCCTCCTCGAGAGCTTCCTGATCGCCCAGATACGCATCGATCGCCGAATCGTACAGATTCAGCTCAGCATCTGGCGTCGATTCCTGTTCATCGTCGAGCGGTGCAAGATGATGCTTCGGATAGTCATCGTCCTCGACCTCTAGCAGCACATCCTCCTCTTCCGGCTCTGAAAGTCCACCATCTCCTTCTAAAGCTACCCTTTCTATTTCATCCTCGATAACGTCTATCTTCGCCGCCATTGGGTGACCATTGATCTGCCCATTATTCAGCTTTGTCTTGGACTTGCTGCTTCGTCGACTGCCACTGCTACCGCCGGCTCCTGTGAAGCTGCTTCCGTCGCAGTTCGACGACACGGACTTGGTTTTCGCCCGCTTTGTGCTGGGTATTGACGCGGGCGTTGCGTAGGTCTCGGCCAACAAGTGCTGATAGACCTCCTCGGAGAGTGGAAAGACCAAAGGCTCAAAGAGTGACGGTTGTTGCATCAGCGCATGGCTctgtcacaaaaaaaaaaaaaaaaaataaaggcgATTGTTAGAAAAGTAACAGACAATATTTTGGAGATTCGGTTAAAAGGAGAAAATCCCTTGACTTACCTCCCGCAGATCGGGCGTGGTGCTGCGCCGCTCCGTCTGATCTTTAAGCTTGCTAGACGTTGTGCGACGGCGGGCTTTACGCGACTGGCCGCCCATTAGCAGCTCGCCGCTCTCGTTGAACCCCTCCAGTGGATGTGCCAGCGGCGAGGGAATGCTTTCGTTGTCTGCCCCAGTTCCGCCGTGGTGTGGAGCAGGGGAGGCAGGATCCGGAGTGTTGGCCCCGCTCGATTCAGCGCGACTATCTGCACGGCGATTCGCTCGGGATCTGGTGCTCCATGGAAACTTGAGGAACGTCTCGAAACGGCGACGCTCCTCGAGCAGGGCGCGTTGATGTCTTGCAATGAAAGCCTCATCTGAGAGATCTTCCTCAttgtactcctcctcctccatttcTATGAGGGGCGCTTTAGCCTGACCATTGGCCTTGGGCTTGGTGACCTCGTCCGCGGACTTATCCAACTTGAGCCGCTTGGGCAGTGGTGGCTCTATCTCTGCAGTTGACTCGGCCAGATGTTCGGCAGTTTTAGCATTTAGATTTTTTGAAATGTTGCCATTAAGCTTAGGCTTCTTCCccttctcctccttctttTCCACTTTGTGCTGCttcgctgccgctgccttgGGTTCAGCCGTCTTGGCATTGCCATTTACCAGTCCATtcttattattgttgttattattgttaacaatattattgttattgtgcTTAACGACTGTCTCCTTCTGGCTAATCCCGTTGACCTTTGGAGGCTGCTCATCCAGCAGCTTTTGTTCTTGAGGGGGGTGTAGGGCATTGGTTCGTGTGTTGGAGAGCTCGTCTGACGTCGCTGTTGCTGGGACACTGCCGTTGCTGAGTTTGCACTCCGCTGACTCATCCGCCGACTGCTTCGCCTTATCACTGTCGCTGTCAACAATGCGCCACCTGCAGATGTGAGGGAACACACATCGTTAATGATTAGAATAGTAATTAATGGGAGCCGAAAGCAGCAATAATTCCCCAATTTGATATCAGAGTTGTACGCCCCCCAAGATGGCAGTGTAAAAGTACTCACTTGGGCGTTGGAATCTCCTTGTAGGGGAGAATCTCTACCTTCGTTTGGGCGGCCATGCTGTAGGGTATAACGATGTTGTCGATGTCGTAGATGGGACGAATACGGCGTTCCGAGGATCTAAGCGAAAGAAGTCGATATATTTATGTTGAAACCAGCGATTCGTATATTCAAGCTTACCTCTCGTTTCGATGACTGTGGGTGGGCGAGGAGTTGCGACGACTCCTGCTACTGCTCTGCTCTGACCCCCACTGGTCCCCGTAGCCGTTGAGGTGAtggttgttgatgttgctgccggatgattgctgctgctgaatgGAATTGCAGCTACTGTTATTGTTGGTGGATTTACGTGACTTCTTAGCGCCGCTGTGTGCCGAGATCGAGGTTGAGGAGGGACTTTGGTGGCGTTGTCGTTGGCGTTGGCGAGAGTCTGGCCACTGCGATCTGGAATTGTTCACTCCAGTtgggtgttgttgttgttgctgcttcctGCCcgttgccgccgctgctgcatTAAATCCGTAAATTGAATGCGGAAACGGGACGAGACGGAGACAAGAAACGGAATGGCAAAATAAAGCAATtggtagttgttgttgttgtggttgtagTTGTTGGTGGTGGTTGGTGGAATTGGTTGGAATATTCgtgtttttggttgattttcgatgcaaagaaaaagaaagaagagaTGCAaaagattgttgttgttttatgtTAATAAATTATCGAATTTTGTCATGTTTACAATAATTTACTGTTGGCCACAAGTGGCGTTGTAGTAGGCGTAGTAGAAGAAGTAGTAGTAGCAGTACCAGTACCGTTTCCGCTATCCCCTCCCCCGACGCCActgccaccgcctcctccggCTGCTAATGCTCCACTGCCCGCTTCCTTATTTGAGTTATTGTTGCGCTCCTTGCGGCGTATATATCGCCGCTTGACCGCATCACCCGGCCGGCGGCTGCCTGCATGTCCGCCGCTACCGCCGGAGGCTAGCGTCTCGCGCTCCGCCTTCCACATGGCCTTTACAATGGCCTTGGCCTGAGAGCGCATGACGCGATACTGCCAGTCCGGCTGGCGGGCAACGGCCTCCAAGTGAACAGACTGGCTGACATCTAAAAAGAAGCAATTGAagtggtgttttttttttgttaaaaggTTTTCGGCAAGCATTCCCAAATTTAAATCACTTTCAGGGCGCTATTTCCTGTTTTCACTGAAAACGACTTAATGgcattctttaatttaaaatgcaacCAATCCGGTTCCTacttcattataattattttagggTTTTAATCAGGAATTTTAAGTATTTCGAGATTTATGAATTATTCTAGTCTACTGGTTCATTTGTctgaataggaaaaaatgaaaaaaatatttaaaagttagcCTTCAATTGGATTTTGCTATGCCTAAAACTGTTCTAGACTTTAGTGTTTTCTGTAATGGTTACACAAATTCACAAAACTGTCCACCTTTTCCTTTGGAAAATGCTTATTTATTGGTCGTAGGTTTTTTTTCAAGTCTAGTTTTCTAGCTGATTATTAGTTAATCTATAAGTATCAAATCCAGAAATGGAAATTCAATGCAATTTCCCACTCACCGCTGGCAAAACTGAGCACTGGATGGTAGCCAGCATCGATCAGGGCCACCCGGTTGGCGGGCATCATCGTCTCAACCAGCTCACGGGGCGCCGTGGGGTCCGTTCGACCTGTACACAGGGTGCAGGGCACCTGGGGCCACTGGCAGCCGCACTTGATGTTGCTGGGTCGCGCCGCCTTCTTCGATATTGTGTGCATGTTAGTGGTCTGGAAGAGCTTGCGCTTTCGAAACTCTGACAGCACCAGTGGCCTAGCCCGACTGCAGAGCATATCGGATGGCGGCTCCTCCTTTAGGCCATTCGCAGGCGACGCTGACTGGCTAACAGTCGCCTCAAGTCGGACTTCCCCCTTGGAGTGGGAAAGCTCCACATGGAGGTCATTGTACTGGCGGATTTTCATCTCCAGATCGGCCAACTGTGAGCAGACCCACGACCATCGCAGGGCTATGGCGGCCCGATCTTTTGAGTAACGCCAAACAGCGCGTCGTGCTCTGAAACGaattgaatggaataaaaattaaataattaattattttaattttgggaATGATATGAATggtaaatacatttatatattgcTGTTCAAGTATATTATGGGAGTACTTTAACTTCCTAGAGCACAAATTGCtagcaacaaaaaatgtgtTGATAAGATCCCCGGAAAAAAAAGTGTCATAGCAGcaattaaaatcgattaaTTGCGTAGTTAAGGTTGCCCTCATAGGAATTGAAAAAAAGCaacttgatttaatttaaatctgaTCCGCCAGACATAAATCTacaaaaagcaaagaaaatgaTGTGGCATCTGCTCAGGGATACCTTAAATATCTAGTATAAAGAACCTACTTTAAAGGGCTGTCAAAAAAGTAACTCCAACAAAGACTAAAAACAACCATATAAATCGACAAACATTCATTTCAGTAAAATACCCAAATACCTCCATGTTATCGGACATGAGACCACAAATCGATCAAAAAATCTGACAGAAAAGGGTGGCTAAAAAAGCTGGAGACCCAAAAAACATTTGGAAGCCTAGCAGATTAGTTGGAAATTCACCCAGAGCATctacaaataaaatcaagtcTAAAAGGCCGGATGCACTTACATGGGTAGCGATTGCTGCTGGGTATTGTTATATGTGACCATCTCATCGGCGGACTCGCCGCCTGAACTGGATTCTGTGGCATCAGAATCAATGGCGTTCTGAACCTCTCGCAGCTCTGTGTGCAGCAAACCGGCAACGTGGGTGAGTTCGCTGGTCACATAAGTGTCGTAGCCGGGCACAATGTCGTCCGCCCGCGGCGTATTCGGATCCGTACTTGACCCCGTCATGACTGCTGCTGCACCAGTTGCTGAAAgacccgctgctgctgctgttcctgcTCCGGGCGTCGTATCCAACTGATTCTTCCGCGGACGCTTACCCGGCAGCGTTGTGGAGTTTGAGCTGTTAAACCAGCTGGAAGATGGAGCCAAGGTGGCCGAGGTACCGGTGGCCGTGTGACAGATCTGCTGATGCCGGGCCGCTGTGCCAATATGCCGAATTACACTGCTCATCTGGCTGGCCGGCAGTGGATGCTTCTTCTGCTCCTCCCAGAATGCACAGTCTGGTCGTCCAGAGACAATCGACAGAACAGTTGCCTCCCGCTCGGAGAGTGTGGCACTCCTGGCCGGATTGGGAGTCTTGTGGGAACTGCGGGCGGACCATTCCAGAATACCGGCCACCTCTCCGCTGGCGTGGCGGCACATTTGACGGGCCTGGAACTTACGCATCCGGCGCAGCAGAAAATCGATCCGGCGCGTGATcacatgttgctgctgctctagCTCTGCATGGCTCTCCTCCCACGGACGCTCCTGCTTAACACTTACGTTCGCGGTGGAAAGGCTGCTGGTGCTGGGAAGGATGCTAGTGCCGCTGAAGTTGGGCTTTATATCTGGCAGCTCGGGGGCACTGCTTGCAGGTGCCGCCGTGGCGGACATGGACGCAGCGGGTGGCGCCTCCTCCCACACCTCGTTGAAGAAATCACAGATAGCATCTGGATTGACATGGGCGCCGTCGAATGTTTTCAGCGCCTTGAGCACCTCCTCGATATCCTGATCCTCTAGCACAGCGCCAGCGGCCCCATCTTTGAGGAAATTAATCGATCCTGCGGTACTCTGTGGCGtcagctgttgctgttgtggcGTCGCTTGCAAACGCGGGGAATCCTGCGCCGGATTGACTGGCGTCTGCTGTTGCCTGCTAGGTGTTGTTGGTGGCTCTGGCTCAGGCGGAGGAGGCAACAGCTCCTCTGACATGGCAATAACATTGCCATCCAGCTGACTGAGGCGCTCTAAAAAAGTATGCCAAAACAGGTAAGCTTTTGgttttcagttaaaaatttACACTTACCCTCTATATTATCTGTTTCGATCTTGGACAGCTCCTCCTCGGCTGGAATTGACTGATCCTCAGCTGCTGCCTCTCCGCTGACACCTGGGGATTCGGTGGTCGAGCTGGAGCTCGTGGCGGCTGCCGGCGTTGTGGCCGGCTCCTTACCAAGGCTTACTTCCGGCAGCGTTTTCCTCAGACAAATCTCCGCGGAGATAGCCTCCTCGAAGTTGATCGTCAGATCCGCCAGCAGCTGGGCCGTGGAGTTGTCCTTAGGCGAgctgctgtgtgtgtttgtggtgttgctgctgctattgttgTTCTTCTCCACCACCGCTGGTGAGGCGCTGGTGGAGGCCACACCGGCATCCGGCGTGGAAGGACCAGCGCTGGCACTACTGCTAGAACTGTGTGGAGTCGGGGCTGTGCTCAGCCCCATTGCTGGTTCATTGCTTGGCTTATTGCCGCCGGACTTTCGCTTATTGTTCGGTTGCGAGGATCGCAGTTGCGGAATAGTGGCTGCCGGCGATGATGCCAAACCgcctgccgccgctgctgctgctgcggcagcTACGGCTGCAGCTTCCCGAGAGCGGGTGACGCGCGTTGTGGCCGTGGCCGGCGTGGGCGTCGATGGCTTCTTGGCCACTGAGCCTGGACCTGCTCCTCCTGTGCCGCCGCCGGCAACTGCGCCGCTGTCCGAAGAGGAGCTGCGGGCCGAAGGCGAGGCGGTACTGGTGAGCTTCTCCTTGGGGCTTAATGGCTCGGCTGTGAGCGCTGGTGCCATAGTTGGGTAGCTCGCATTTGGGTCGCGAAGCTCGGGCTAATTCTGGTCAGGTCACTTTAGACgtaaacaaaaccaaaacaataatttattttagtaaAACGATAAGCGCGACGATTGGAATGAAAACGACAggcaaactttttgttttataaactGCTCTTACActctcactcacacacatatatGTGTCGGGTTACTTCGTTATCTCAGCTTAACTctttccccaaatcgaacaAAAAAAGCCGCtaatatttgtgtattttttttatctcgCTCTGCCGCCCGCCTCCCAAAGAAATCTCGTTGTGTCTTTTCCGGCGTGTTATGTACAAAACACGCACTAAAACAGTCACAGCCGCGCTCTAGCtgagcgggagcgagagagaggTCAGAACGCGCGCTATTGCACACAATGATgcgcaataaaaaaaactgtatagaacacacgcacacacacacacattagaGCGTATTTACTTGGGCTCGGGCAGGCAGAGATGGGACAGACTTCTTACATACTGACGAAATCATCGCTGCTGCTCTCGATGGGAAAAACACAATTTTCCGAGATTTTGCATCATCTGCTGGCGGAAAATTGGCGCGCAGGCCTATTATTATTCGTGGTAATTTCCATGTTTTTATGTAATtgcatttattgaatttttcgaCTACAATTAGCAGCAGCAAACAGCTCCTCGCGCCTTTACAGCAATAATACACATACTCTggcacaccacacacacacacattcgaACTGAACCAGCGTGCAATTGTGTGATCCACTATTTTCAGTTATTTACACAATCCCATTTTTTGTATTCCGCATGTCGGTATTAAATTCTGAGTATAGTTAATTCAGTTGTGTGAGTTTTTCTACTGTATTTGCCCGATTCAAACGAAAAGGGAACAGAAAAACGTTTTCAGCGCGAAAGTATTGTCCAGTACTCACTAACACAAAGGCACATGCACATGCCCACATTCACACCGACAGGCAAGCACAGGCAGGCAGCACGCAAGAATTTGtaaattgcttaaaaattaagtaGTATATTTGTTATACGCACAATTCGGCCGTTTCGCACAATGCTCGCACAATTGCCAACTATTTGCTTACACAATGGCGTGACTCGCGCTGGGGGAATTGTACGGTTCTCTTCACGAATTTTTTtcctcatttatttttttcatgcTGCCCTGCTACGCTTTTGGCAAAACGACGTGTATCGAATCGTATCGAAGCTGTACTCGTTTCTGTGCCCTGGCTGCCAGACCAAAGTACGCATGCCGCGCAGCCGGTTGTCTCGCTTGCACTTGTGCGTCACCTATGGCGGTGGCGCGGCGCAGGGTTGCGTGTGCGAGCGGGACGAGCCGAGGGTTGCGTTACTTTTCGGCATATGGCAACACTGGGCGCGGGCTGCTACCATGGAATGCAACCGTGCGATAGGtgtttcgatatatttgttattgttttgggatTTTATggctaaattataaattattgttaatatGTTTTATGTGATTTACAGAATAAGAGTTTCTGGGCATAAGCCGACAAGATCAAGTCTCACATAACAGAGCTAAATACACTAAGCTATAATTGAATATGTTGAGCCTCGAGTGGTGTTCCTTCAAGGATTAACTTTAGCGCCTTATTTCGAAGCTACTGAACGTGTAGGCATCGATCTCCTTTGCCGGCGAGAACTCCGCCTTCGTGATGCTCGACTGGGGACTGCCCTTGGTCTGGAGCCAATGTTTCCTGCAAATTGTGGGGAAGGTGTTAAATCTTCTGACTAGCACTGATTCCCAGACATTTACATTTCGTTGAGCTGCGGAAGAGGTCCCTCCAGTTGGCCCTTGACCGTTCCGTCCTTGGTGTTCATGCACCAGCCCTTGATGCCCAGCGTATTGGCCGTCTGTGCCGTGAACTAAATCAAAGGATTTACATAGATCCTGCTAATCAGTCAAGAAAATGGACACTTACCTTGCGGAAGAACACACCTGCAATGAAAAGGACAGATTAGTTAGGTCAGAACAGGTAGATGGCTAATTAAAGTACCTTGCACACGGCCAAACACCTCGAAGTTGCACGCGAAGAGCTGCGCGGATTTAGATGCTGCCATAATGCCACCGAAATTGGATGTTCGAAGATCCTGGCAACTATACCCGCCTGGATACCGTAAtagagaaaacaaaacaaatgctCGGACAACCAAAATAGAATTACATCGATGTGCCATAGTGACCGACAGCGATGTGACCGTACTTCAGGGCGCCAAATAATACTACGGGGGTTTACAAATCATTGATTAACTTTAActacatttattattaatgaacATTTATTTAACAGATTTGATCGAGTTCCGGATAAAACTATTCTTGGAATTACTCTCTGCTACAGCACTAAACAGATTTGGAAAAACATACCAAGGTACAAACAactaataacaaaaaatcatCAAGTTTGAATGGTCTTAATCAGCTTATCCACATTCGTAGCCTCCACCACGGCGTTCACCTGCAGGCCCGCGTCCTCCATGGCTTTTCTGGTAGCATCTCCGACAGCGATCAGCTTGCGATCCTTGGTGGAAACGTTGAAGCTGTCGAAAAACTCCTGGGAACTGCGGACGCTGGAGGGCCCAAAGAAAACGATCGTCTCCATTCGCTTAAGCTTGAGAGCTTGACGCATCTGGTCGATAAACTTCGGATGGGACTGACTCTCGTAGACTTCGCAGACGTCCACCCGGAATCCCTGGGCCACCAGCCGGAGTCGAAGCGTATGTCCGACTCCATTGCCGCAGGGCATTAGCAGCGGAAGCTCCCGCTTGGGTCCAAACGTTTCTACGATCAGGTCACACAAATTATTGGCATTCACTGTGTAATCGCCCATAGTGGACAGTCTCTGCAAGGTATTCCAAACCAAGCTGTGGGTGCTTTTTCCTAAGGAGTAATTGTTTAGAGAGCGCCAGCAACTGGGTAGTGGAGCGTTCTCCAGAGCCTCGTTCACAGCCTGGACACATCGGGGGGACGCAAAGATAATCCCAGCGTATCTGTGCGGTTCCTGGAGCTTCATTTGCAGTGTCTTTAGATTCTTAAACACTAATTGCGCGGGAGCAATGTAAATCGGTTCCAGGTTATGCCGACGCATGGCGGATCCATATAAATCTTCAGACGATGGAACCTTTAGCAGGATTACCGGCCGTTTACCATGAGCAGACATGATAGAAAAGGAATTTATTcgaaataaaacttaatatgTTGAATTTGATCTTAGTTTTTGAAGCTATTGGGCTGGACGTGCGTTGAAGTCGTTAAGAAACTATACTGAGCCAGTTTGAAAACTATCCCCGCGCCTTACTTATCggtaatatataaaaacaaatgctaCAGGTTGCTTTttcgaaataaaaagaaatccGTAACCTTTGAATTGTCCTTTAAGATCAActtaaatccaataaaataaCCCTTTTTTTACTGGAATGTTATCACAATAATTTGCATGGTAttcaataatattttgtatacatttatatatggaAAACAAGGGGAGTAGAGGACATTAATCGTAAAAATAGCAAGGACAACAAATAGATTTTGATCTGCTTAGACAGCACCCATTTGCAGGATGGGCGTAAAGAGCTTGTAGGCCTTCTCTATGAACTCCACGCCCGATAGCATTTCGGAAAAGAATGTGCTGACCCGGGCCTTGGCCTCCTCAGGTTCctgcttgctgcttaaaatAGCGGCGTACCTATGAGTAAGACCCTGAAGGTGTCCATTAAACTGCTTGCAGAGATTGACCACGCCGTCCACCTCGTTGGCAGTGCTGTGATGTGGtttcaccagcagcagctcggCGATCTTGTGAAGCTTGCACATCTCCAGGGCACAGGCTTCGCTTAGAGCGTGGATGCTCTTGGCATAGGCCTGCTCCAGATCGGCAGAGGTGGCCTCATCGGATGTCAGCCACTCCAGGCACAGCGACCAGTGTCTGTTATGGGTTTAATGATAGCCACTTAATAAAGGACTTTGGGTTAAGTTACAAACTACTCACTTGGCCACATCCTCAAACTGAATCTCCACCTCGGTATCGGCAATGGTACCCGCCAATCGTTCGCTCAGCTCCTGAGAGTCGTAGTCGCCCTCGCTTTCGCACTCCAGATCCTCCAGTTCAAGCAGTTCTTTCACTTCATTGATTGTCTCCTGCAGCTCGGACAGAGCGTTGCCACTAACCGCATCTCGGAGAGTGTCCAGCTTGAGGCAGGACTCCTTCGACAGGATCTCAAGGGCCTCGTAGTGCACCAGGCCGCAGTAGTTCTCGAAGAGAATCTCAAAGCGGAGCTGCGCCTTTTGCTTCTCCAGCCGCAACTGCTGCAGCGACTCCTCCATTTGGTCTGCATCCTTCTTCGCCTCCAGCAACAGAGCACTGAGATTCGGTTTGTTGGCCTCCAGTCCCAGGAGCTTCCGCTTGTTCATCAGCTTAGGATCGTTGTCCTGCAGTATGGTCATGGTCTTCTTGCCAATGCCCTCCAGGGTGTCCAGCCCCGTGTTCAGTACCTTTGTGCCCAAATTAGTGACGAAACCAAGACCAAAGGCGGGTGACGCCTCGCCTTCCGCTTCTGTGGTTTCTTCTGGCGTTCCTGCTGGTGTTTTCTCCCGGTGTGTGCCCTCAACTGGCATCTCCTTGGCTGCCGCCTGTTGTTCGGCTGCATTGATGCGAGCCAGTTCCTCGGGGTCGGGCACGCCTATGATCTGATTCAAGCCCTGGTTCACTTGAGTGGTTATGGTGCCCAATCCCTCGGTAGCTGTGCTTAGCACGGAGCTTAGCTTCCCGCCCCACAGGCCCCACGAGGATGATGTGTTGGAGGTCACTGTGGGCGGAGCAGCAACAGGGGGTTCCTGTTTGGGTGTTACCACCACATCCTCTCTAGCTTTTgcgttgtttttgctgccatCTTTCTCCTGCTGCGACTGCGTCTCCTTTTCCACGTGGACAAACTTGTCCTCGTCGTCGCCCCAGTCGTCCCAGTTGTCAT
Above is a genomic segment from Drosophila kikkawai strain 14028-0561.14 chromosome 3R, DkikHiC1v2, whole genome shotgun sequence containing:
- the nsl1 gene encoding pneumococcal serine-rich repeat protein isoform X4, which translates into the protein MAPALTAEPLSPKEKLTSTASPSARSSSSDSGAVAGGGTGGAGPGSVAKKPSTPTPATATTRVTRSREAAAVAAAAAAAAAGGLASSPAATIPQLRSSQPNNKRKSGGNKPSNEPAMGLSTAPTPHSSSSSASAGPSTPDAGVASTSASPAVVEKNNNSSSNTTNTHSSSPKDNSTAQLLADLTINFEEAISAEICLRKTLPEVSLGKEPATTPAAATSSSSTTESPGVSGEAAAEDQSIPAEEELSKIETDNIEERLSQLDGNVIAMSEELLPPPPEPEPPTTPSRQQQTPVNPAQDSPRLQATPQQQQLTPQSTAGSINFLKDGAAGAVLEDQDIEEVLKALKTFDGAHVNPDAICDFFNEVWEEAPPAASMSATAAPASSAPELPDIKPNFSGTSILPSTSSLSTANVSVKQERPWEESHAELEQQQHVITRRIDFLLRRMRKFQARQMCRHASGEVAGILEWSARSSHKTPNPARSATLSEREATVLSIVSGRPDCAFWEEQKKHPLPASQMSSVIRHIGTAARHQQICHTATGTSATLAPSSSWFNSSNSTTLPGKRPRKNQLDTTPGAGTAAAAGLSATGAAAVMTGSSTDPNTPRADDIVPGYDTYVTSELTHVAGLLHTELREVQNAIDSDATESSSGGESADEMVTYNNTQQQSLPIARRAVWRYSKDRAAIALRWSWVCSQLADLEMKIRQYNDLHVELSHSKGEVRLEATVSQSASPANGLKEEPPSDMLCSRARPLVLSEFRKRKLFQTTNMHTISKKAARPSNIKCGCQWPQVPCTLCTGRTDPTAPRELVETMMPANRVALIDAGYHPVLSFASDVSQSVHLEAVARQPDWQYRVMRSQAKAIVKAMWKAERETLASGGSGGHAGSRRPGDAVKRRYIRRKERNNNSNKEAGSGALAAGGGGGSGVGGGDSGNGTAAATGRKQQQQQHPTGVNNSRSQWPDSRQRQRQRHQSPSSTSISAHSGAKKSRKSTNNNSSCNSIQQQQSSGSNINNHHLNGYGDQWGSEQSSSRSRRNSSPTHSHRNERSSERRIRPIYDIDNIVIPYSMAAQTKVEILPYKEIPTPKWRIVDSDSDKAKQSADESAECKLSNGSVPATATSDELSNTRTNALHPPQEQKLLDEQPPKVNGISQKETVVKHNNNNIVNNNNNNNKNGLVNGNAKTAEPKAAAAKQHKVEKKEEKGKKPKLNGNISKNLNAKTAEHLAESTAEIEPPLPKRLKLDKSADEVTKPKANGQAKAPLIEMEEEEYNEEDLSDEAFIARHQRALLEERRRFETFLKFPWSTRSRANRRADSRAESSGANTPDPASPAPHHGGTGADNESIPSPLAHPLEGFNESGELLMGGQSRKARRRTTSSKLKDQTERRSTTPDLRESHALMQQPSLFEPLVFPLSEEVYQHLLAETYATPASIPSTKRAKTKSVSSNCDGSSFTGAGGSSGSRRSSKSKTKLNNGQINGHPMAAKIDVIEDEIERVALEGDGGLSEPEEEDVLLEVEDDDYPKHHLAPLDDEQESTPDAELNLYDSAIDAYLGDQEALEEDMAEDPFEDDDPNDPEWKNRTDGSRSRRI